GACAATTATGATATTAGAGATCTGTCAAACAAAGTCCACAATGAACTAATGTCTAAAAAATCTAATTCAAATACAAAATACATATCTTATCATTTTAAAGATGACGACATAGCTCCATACGAGGATAAAGAGAAGTTTTATAAAGAACTAAGTGCGCTTGGTTTTGACACAACTTTAAAAACAATATCTGAAGATTCACAGGTTGATGGCAAGTTTATTAAAAGTTTAAAACACGGTTTTGATATGTCAATGAAAGAGTTGGCTAATATTGAACTACCAGGTGTACTAAAAATTAGAAGTGATAGTTCAGAACACGATATTGAGCCTGTAACTTACCAATGCAAAAGTGTAAATTATAATTTTGAAGATATAAACGGAATCTTTAGTGCAATATTATCTCCTACAGAAAATATAGAAGAAAAAGTTATAGAGATTTTTAATAAAAATATGGAATATTTTGAGAAGTATCAGCCAAATGTTTATTCAAAATTAGCTTCACTTGATTCTGCGGTTGAGCAGGGACTATATAACAATAAATACGACTTGATCTTTAATAACAACTATTTTGATGTTAAAGAGTTCGCTACAAATAATTATCTTTATTCTGACAACAGTAAAAAGTATGCCTATGAAGTGAGTAAAAAATTCAACAAAAGCGTTGATAAGTTTATATTCTTTGGAGTTGGACTTGGTCTGCATATTGTACAGATAGATAAAAATATAGGCGCGAAAAGTTATCTGATCATAGAAGACGATCTAGAACTGTTTAAATTATCTACTTTTGTAATACCTTACTATGAAATAGCAAAAAATTCAAAGCTTTATTTTTCAGTATTTGCCGAAGAAAATGAGTTTTCAAAAATAGCTAAAGAGTTTTTTGAGGATTTAAAATATGGGCAAAAAACAGTTGATAGTTTTGAGATGAATAGTAATTATAAAAATCAAATCTTTTTACTTAACAATATTATAGGTGAGCTAAATGGATAAAAAAAAGGTCTTGATTGTAACTGGTGGCAGAGCAGAATATGGGTTGTTGTACCCTGTTATTAAAAAAGTTAGTAAACATAAAGATTTAGATCTTCAGCTTTTGGT
This genomic interval from Sulfurimonas sp. contains the following:
- a CDS encoding DUF2920 family protein; this encodes MSDNLIRESANIKSSYDFELSIKRENDVIYNYTYPKNQKLEGIVFIIPGFGNDADKSYSKNLRDFIASTFKVVAISVDYHCIHSRLNSGATQILDRFDQELLKINLNELSIKLDENANLDIGQLFHYIDQEMQKKKLNGELDKEIKLFQTLTMQPAKGEYQNFGILQALDHINVLKDIKNKNLGFIDRYPTILMGSSHGAYIANLIAKIIPNSIDCVIDNSSYIKPPLNYIIGKEDDLHFPEFRVNYGENVFVNMFTKTMWSKNEKSFYHFSQDNYDIRDLSNKVHNELMSKKSNSNTKYISYHFKDDDIAPYEDKEKFYKELSALGFDTTLKTISEDSQVDGKFIKSLKHGFDMSMKELANIELPGVLKIRSDSSEHDIEPVTYQCKSVNYNFEDINGIFSAILSPTENIEEKVIEIFNKNMEYFEKYQPNVYSKLASLDSAVEQGLYNNKYDLIFNNNYFDVKEFATNNYLYSDNSKKYAYEVSKKFNKSVDKFIFFGVGLGLHIVQIDKNIGAKSYLIIEDDLELFKLSTFVIPYYEIAKNSKLYFSVFAEENEFSKIAKEFFEDLKYGQKTVDSFEMNSNYKNQIFLLNNIIGELNG